A genome region from Methylobacterium sp. FF17 includes the following:
- a CDS encoding cation diffusion facilitator family transporter produces the protein MAHQSTSAIYTAAGANLAIAAAKFVGAFLTGSSAMLAEGVHSVVDTANQILLLIGLKRAGRPATEKHPFGYGREIYFYAFIVALFIFLGGGAFAVYEGIHKLQHPEPSADASVFGYHLSGFWVNVAILGFAVLAEGYSCAVALKAFWAEKGSRPPITAIRRSKDPALFTVLAEDVAALLGLMVALAGVVLAHVLDMPSLDGWSSIGIGLILIGMAIFLMVETHGLLIGEAADPELVAAIRAVVREEQGVHHVNAVLTQHLGPSDVLVNVSLDMDDTLSAGEIEAMVASIEAKLRARSPDVTRVFIEVQARTSAAAEGVPVTA, from the coding sequence ATGGCTCACCAGAGCACCAGCGCCATCTACACTGCGGCGGGCGCCAACCTCGCCATCGCGGCGGCCAAGTTCGTCGGCGCCTTCCTGACCGGCAGTTCGGCCATGCTCGCCGAAGGCGTCCATTCGGTCGTGGACACCGCCAACCAGATCCTGCTCCTGATCGGCCTGAAGCGGGCCGGGCGGCCGGCGACGGAGAAGCACCCGTTCGGTTACGGCCGCGAGATCTACTTCTACGCTTTCATCGTCGCGCTGTTCATCTTCCTCGGGGGCGGCGCCTTCGCGGTCTACGAGGGCATCCACAAGCTCCAGCATCCCGAGCCGTCCGCCGACGCCAGCGTCTTCGGCTACCACCTGTCCGGCTTCTGGGTGAACGTGGCGATCCTAGGCTTCGCGGTCCTGGCGGAAGGCTATTCCTGCGCCGTCGCCCTGAAGGCGTTCTGGGCGGAGAAGGGCAGCCGGCCGCCGATCACCGCCATCCGCCGCTCCAAGGACCCGGCCCTGTTCACGGTGCTGGCGGAGGATGTCGCGGCGCTGCTGGGCCTCATGGTGGCGCTCGCCGGCGTCGTCCTCGCCCATGTCCTCGACATGCCGTCCCTCGACGGCTGGTCGTCCATCGGCATCGGCCTGATCCTGATCGGCATGGCGATCTTCCTGATGGTCGAGACGCACGGCCTCCTCATCGGCGAGGCGGCCGACCCCGAGCTCGTCGCCGCCATCCGCGCGGTGGTGCGCGAGGAGCAGGGCGTCCACCACGTCAACGCCGTGCTCACCCAGCACCTCGGGCCCTCCGACGTGCTGGTGAATGTCAGCCTCGACATGGACGACACGCTCAGCGCCGGCGAGATCGAGGCCATGGTGGCAAGCATCGAGGCCAAGCTGCGGGCCCGCAGCCCCGACGTGACGCGGGTGTTCATCGAGGTCCAGGCGCGGACGAGCGCCGCGGCCGAGGGCGTCCCCGTCACGGCGTGA
- a CDS encoding M20 aminoacylase family protein — MSPIDRIKDFADDLVAIRRDFHAHPELGFEEVRTSGIVAQELARYGVTVHRGIGGTGVVGVLEGRTGSGRCIALRADMDALPIEEETNLSYRSTVPGKMHACGHDGHTTMLLGAARYLAETRDFDGTALFVFQPAEEGQGGARAMIADGLFEKFPCDEIYAIHNQPNGPHGKIKLRPGPAMAAADFFDIRITGRGAHAAQPQQGIDPIVVGSTLVQALQSIVSRNADPLKSAVLSVTQFHAGAAYNVIPEGAHITGTVRTFDADLRTLVSARIREIAKGIAVAYGAVIDVEIRDVFSVLMNSPEHAAAAADVARELFGPEGVDDQSKPRMGSEDFADMVARVPGAYAWIGGTPGPGLHNASYDFDDSIIPLGSAFLARLVECRTAA; from the coding sequence GTGAGTCCGATCGACCGCATCAAAGATTTCGCCGACGACCTCGTCGCGATCCGCCGCGACTTCCATGCCCATCCCGAGCTCGGCTTCGAGGAGGTCCGCACCTCCGGCATCGTGGCGCAGGAACTCGCGCGCTACGGCGTCACCGTCCACCGGGGCATCGGCGGGACGGGCGTCGTGGGCGTTCTCGAGGGCCGCACGGGCTCCGGACGGTGCATCGCCCTGCGCGCCGACATGGATGCCCTGCCCATCGAGGAGGAGACCAACCTGAGCTACCGCTCGACGGTGCCGGGCAAGATGCACGCCTGCGGGCACGACGGCCACACCACCATGCTGCTGGGGGCCGCCCGCTACCTCGCCGAGACCCGCGACTTCGACGGCACCGCGCTGTTCGTGTTCCAGCCGGCGGAGGAGGGCCAGGGCGGCGCCCGTGCCATGATCGCCGACGGTCTCTTCGAAAAATTCCCCTGCGACGAGATCTACGCGATCCACAACCAGCCCAACGGCCCGCACGGCAAGATCAAGCTGCGTCCCGGCCCGGCCATGGCGGCGGCGGATTTCTTTGACATCCGCATCACCGGGCGCGGCGCGCACGCGGCCCAGCCGCAGCAGGGCATCGACCCCATCGTCGTGGGCTCCACCCTGGTCCAGGCCCTGCAATCGATCGTCTCGCGCAACGCCGATCCGCTCAAGAGCGCCGTCCTCTCCGTGACGCAGTTCCACGCGGGCGCCGCCTACAACGTGATCCCGGAGGGCGCGCACATCACCGGGACGGTGCGGACCTTCGACGCGGACCTGCGCACCCTCGTCTCGGCCCGCATCCGCGAGATCGCCAAGGGCATCGCCGTCGCGTACGGCGCCGTCATCGACGTTGAGATCCGCGACGTGTTCTCCGTGCTGATGAACAGTCCCGAGCACGCGGCCGCCGCCGCCGACGTCGCCCGCGAATTGTTCGGTCCCGAGGGCGTCGACGATCAGTCGAAGCCCCGCATGGGCAGCGAGGATTTCGCCGACATGGTGGCCCGCGTGCCGGGCGCCTATGCGTGGATCGGCGGGACGCCGGGCCCCGGCCTGCACAATGCGAGCTACGATTTCGACGACAGCATCATTCCGCTGGGCTCGGCCTTCCTCGCGCGCCTGGTCGAGTGTCGCACGGCCGCCTGA
- a CDS encoding glutathione peroxidase, producing the protein MDSLHDLIPRAADGAPYPLAQHRGQVILIVNTASKCGFTPQYAGLEALARKFAAQGLVVLGFPCNQFGAQEPGDAAEIAAFCSLTYDVGFPVLAKVAVNGPGADPVFAHLTKAKPGLLGSRAIKWNFTKFLVGRDGRVIARYAPSTKPEALEAAIVAALAAPAR; encoded by the coding sequence ATGGACAGCCTGCACGACCTGATCCCGAGGGCGGCCGACGGGGCACCCTACCCCCTGGCCCAGCACCGGGGCCAGGTGATCCTCATCGTCAACACCGCCTCGAAATGCGGGTTCACCCCCCAATATGCCGGGCTGGAGGCCCTGGCCCGCAAGTTCGCGGCGCAGGGCCTCGTGGTGCTGGGCTTCCCCTGCAACCAGTTCGGCGCCCAGGAGCCGGGCGATGCCGCCGAGATCGCCGCCTTCTGCAGCTTGACCTACGATGTCGGTTTCCCGGTGTTGGCCAAGGTCGCGGTGAACGGACCGGGCGCCGATCCGGTCTTCGCGCACCTGACGAAGGCGAAGCCCGGACTGCTCGGCAGCCGGGCGATCAAGTGGAACTTCACCAAGTTCCTCGTCGGCCGCGACGGCCGGGTGATCGCGCGCTACGCACCGTCGACCAAGCCCGAGGCCCTGGAAGCGGCCATCGTCGCGGCGCTGGCGGCACCCGCGCGCTGA